In the Agrococcus beijingensis genome, CTGGGCGTGCCGCCGCCGCCCGGCGTGCCCTCCAAGCTGCTCGAGACGGTCGTCGACCCGATCGGCGACGTCGTCTCGCGGCACGCGCGCACGCACGGCCCGTTCACGGTCGAGCAGCTGTCAGAGCGGCTGGCGCTCGCGCCCGCGGTCGCCCGTGGCGCGCTGCGCTCGCTCGAGGCGCAGGGGCGCGTGCTCTCAGGCGCCTACCGCCCCGGGGGCAGCGGCGAGGAGTGGATCGACGCGCAGGTGCTCACCCGCCTGAAGCGCCGCAGCCTGCAGGCGCTGCGCAGCGACGTCGAGCCGGTCGACCACGCGGTCTTCGCCGACCACCTGCTCGCCCACCAGCACGTGACGCGGCCGCTGACCGGGGCCGACGGGCTGCTCGAGGTGCTCGACGGCCTCGACGGTCTGCCGCTGCCGATCAGCGCGCTCGAGACGCTCATCCTGCCCTCTCGGGTGAAGGGCTACCGCCCGTCGATGCTCGACGAGCTCACGGCGACGGGCATGATCACCTGGGCCGGCGCGGGCGCGCTCTCGGGCAAGGACGGCCGCGTCGTGCTGCGCTCGGCCGAGACCGTCGTGCAGCGCCTCGACGTGGCGCACGACGACCCGGAGTCGGCCGCCGTGCTCGAGGCGCTCGCCGGCGGCGGCGCGCTCTTCGCGCGGCAGCTCGGCGACGCGGCGGCCCTCGACCCGGCACGGCTGGCCGAGGTGCTCTGGCCGCTCGTGTGGGCGGGGCGCATCACGAACGACACGATCGGCCCGCTGCGCGCGCACCTGGTCGGCCTGCGCGCCAGGCCGGCGCCCGCCCCCAGCCGTCGCGCGGCGCCCGCGAGCCGTCGCCGCATCGGGCTCGCACGCCCGAGCCGCACCGACACGCTGCCGATGCTGGCCGGCCGGTGGCTGCTTGCGTCGGCGCCGTCGGGCTCGCCCACCGAGCGCGCGGCGCAGACCGCCGACGCGCTGCTGGCGCGCTACGGCGTCGTCACCCGCGGCAGCGTCGCCGCCGAGGATGTGCCGGGTGGCTTCCACGGGGTCTACCAGGTGCTGAAGGCGTTCGAGGAGGCCGGCCACACCCGCCGCGGCTACTTCGTCGACGGGCTCGGCGCGGCCCAGTTCGCCGACGCTCCCGTGGTCGATGCCCTGCGCGCGCGGCAGTCGAGCGGCGCGTCGGACGCAGTGGCCACCGTCTCGGCGGTCGACCCTGCGAACCCCTTCGGCGCCGCGCTGCCGTGGCCCGAGGCGCGCGGCGACCACAAGCCGACCCGGCGCGTGGGCGCGCTCACCACCATCGTCGCCGGACGCTGCGTGCTGCACCTCGAGCGCGGCGGCAAGTCGCTGCTGACCTTCACCGATGACGAGGCGGTGCTGCTGCGGGCGCTCGAGAGCCTGACGGATGCGGTGGCCCGGCTGGGCGGGCGGCGCCGCGTGCTCGAGGCGGTCGACGGCCGCTCGTCGCTCGAGGCCGTCCTGGCCCCGCTGCTCGACACCGCGGGGCTGCGCCGCACCCCGCGCGGCTACCGGATCGGACCCTGATGCCGCTCGATCTCAACGTGCCAGGTGTGCTCTTGCCGCACACCAGCCATCATCAGCACACCTCGCACGTTGAGATCACGGGGAGGAGAGGCTGATGCCCGAGGGCGACACCATCCACCGCGCGGCCCTGCGGCTCGGCGCGGCGATGGCGGGGCGCGAGCTCGTGCGCAGCGACTTCCGGGTGCCGAAGCTGGCGACGGCCGACCTGGCCGGCGAGCGCATCGACGAGGTGCGCAGCATCGGCAAGCACCTGCTCATGCGGGGCGAGCGGTGGACGATCCACTCGCACGCGGGCATGGATGGGCTCTGGCATGTGCTCGCGCCCGGAGGCCGCGCGCCCGTGGCGAGCCACACCATCCGCGTCGTGCTCGAGACCGCCGCGAACACGATCGTCGGCTCGAGCCTGCCGGTGCTCGAGCTGCTGCCGCGCACCGGCGACCTCGAGACGCTCGCCTACCTCGGGCCAGACCTGCTCGACCCCGCATGGGACGACGCGATGGCGGCCGAGGCCGCGCGGCGGCTGCGAGCGACGGCGGCGCCGGTCGGGGTGGCGCTGCTCGACCAGCACGCGGTGGCGGGGCTCGGCAACGTGTATCGCGGCGAGCTGTGCTTCCTGCGCGGGGTGCATCCGTCGACGCCGATCACGCAGGTCGAGGTGGAGCCGCTGGTGGCGCTCGCGCGGCGGCTGATGCTCGCGAACCGCGACCGGGTCGAGCGCACCTTCACCGGCGACACTCGCAACGGGCGGCGCACCTGGGTCTACGGGCGCGGCGGGCGGCCGTGCCTGCGGTGCGGCACGCGGATCCGCGACGCGATGCTCGGCATGGAGGACGGCATGCTGCGGCAGGTGCAGTGGTGCCCGCGGTGCCAGCCGGAGGTCAGCGCGGCGTCCACTCCCTGACCCACTCGTGCATCACGATGGCGGCCGCCGCTGCCGCGTTGATCGAGCGGGTCGAGCCGAACTGGCGGATCGCCACGTGCGCGTCGGCGGCGGCGATCGCCTCGTCGGTGAGGCCCGGGCCCTCCTGGCCGAACAGCAGCACGCAGCGCTCCGGCAGCGGCGCCTGCTCGACGGGCACGCTGCCCTCGGTGTTGTCGACGGCCACGACGACCAGGCCCTCGTGCCTCGCCCACTGGGCGAACGCATCCGTCGTGTCGTGGTGCACGACGTGCAGGTAGCGGTCGGTGACCATGGCGCCGCGGCGGTTCCAGCGGCGCTTGCCGATGATGTGCACGGCGGCGGCGTTGAACGCGTTGGCGGTGCGCACGATGGAGCCGATGTTGAGGTCGTGCTGCCAGTTCTCGATCGCCACGTGGAAGCCGTGGCGGCGGGTGTCGAGGTCGGCGACGATCGCCTCGACGCGCCAGTAGCGGTAGCGGTCGACGACGTTGCGGCGGTCGCCCTGCTCGAGCAGCTCGGGGTCGTAGCGGTCGTCGGCGGGGTGCGGGCCGGGCCACGGGCCGACGCCGACCTCGAGCTGGGGTTCGTCGTCGTGCACGGCTCCAGGCTAGGGCCGCTGGCGCTCAGAGGATGATCACACCGGACGCGACCGGCGCGGCGGCGGGCGCAGGAGCCGCTCGTGCCGCAGGCGCGGGCCGGGCGGTCATCGAGCGATAGCCGACCGCGGTCGCCCAGCCGAGGCTCAGCCACACCGCCCACCACGGAAGCCCCGGCACGTCGGGCATGACGATCGCTTCGGGGCTGTCGGGCGCGGGCGTCGGCACCCGCTCGCCGGTGACGATGATGCGGTGGCTGTTGACGCCGAGCGGCGTGCACGTGACGAGGCTGACGAGATCGCGCCCGGCCTCGGGCATCAGCAGGTCGGTGTCGCCCGGCTCGATGACCTGCACGTCCCGCACCTCGTAGGTGAGCACCTCGCCGTACACGTCGACCTCGAACCGGTCGCCCATCCGCACCTGGTCGAGGTCGCTGAAGAGCACCGACTCGGGCAGTCCGCGGTGGCCGGTGAGCACCGCGTGCGTGCCCGCGCCGCCGACCGGCAGCGCCGAGCCGAGCAGGTGGCCGATGCCGCGGCGCAGGGTCTCCTCGTCGGTGCCGTGATAGACGGGCAGGTCGACCTGGATGCCGGGGATGCGGATGCGTGCCATCACGTCGCCGGGACCGAGATCGAGCTGCTCCTCGTAGGCGGCGACGATCGCGCGCTGGTCGCTGAGCGGCGTGCCGCCGTAGGGATCGATGAGCGCGCCGCCGGTGAGGGTCTGGTTGTAGGCGCGCGCCGCCGCGAGCTCGGCGGCGCGGCCGTCGTCACCGAGCTCGGTCATCACCTCGGTGTAGTCGTCGACGCGGGCCGACTGCTCCAGCTGCGAGAACCAGCCGGCGATCGTCGGGTAGAGCAGGATCACGACGCCCACCATCGCCATGATGGCGACGACGAGCGACGTGCGCGTCGCGCGCAGCCGCCGACGGCGCGGGCCGACCGGTGCGGCCGGTGCCTCACGCCCTTCGATGACGCTCACGCTGCACTCCCTCGGAAGAGGACTGCCCCGCCGCTGCTGAGCGCGGCCGCGGGGCAGTCAGGTCGGATCAGGCCCCAGCCTGAGCCTTCCGCCGGCGCAGCAGGGCGAAGCCCAGCGCACCGAGGATGAGACCGGCGCCGCCGATCATGAACGCGGCCTGGCCGCTGCCACCGGTGATGGGGAGGGCGTAGGCGGGAACCTGCTGGTTCTCGACGCTGACCTCGACGCCGGCGGGCGTGCCCGCGACGACGGTGAAGGAGTGAACCCGATCCGCGGGATCGGACGGCAGCACGTAGCCCGACGGGGCGGTGATCTCGACCAGCTGGTAGCCGAGGCCGGCGGGGCTCGCCGTGCGCAGGCCGCTGATCGCGATCACGCCGTTCTCGTCGCTCTCGTACTGCACGACGTCACCCGTGCTGTCGAGCACGGGCGCACCGGATGCGTCTCGCAGCTCGAAGATGGCTCCCTCGAGGCCGCGGTCGTTGCTGTCGTGCTTGAAGAGCTCGACGGCGCCCCAGTAGTCGGTGGCCGTGGTGCTCGGCACGCGCGTGCCGTTGATCACGACAGCAGCCGTGTTGGGGATCGTGCCGGTGCCGATGCCGGCCACGACCGTGTCGAAGGTGATGACCACCGCGGCTCCGGGGTTGGCCAGCAGGTCGGCGCGGCCGCCCGTGAAGGTGACGACGAGAGAGCCGCCTGCGGCTGCAGGGGCTGATACCTCGTAGTCATCCGCCAGCCTGAGCAGCTCGCCTGCGACGCTCACCTCGACCGAGCCCTCGACGTAGTCGAGCTCTGTCGCCAGGTCGTCCTGCACGACATAGGTCGCCAACTGGGTGCCCTGCGACGGAACCGGCGCGTTGGAGGTGATCGTCCAGTCGACCGTGGTGCCGAGCACCTGGTGGTCGGGCGTCGAGACCTCCTTGGCGGCGAGCGCCGTGGTGTTCTTCGGGTAGACGTGCACGTCGTAGAACCAGTCACCGGTGGTCTGGTTCACCTGCGGCAGCGTGACGAGGAAGGGGGCCGTCTGGATGACGACGTTCGGGCCACCGACCGTGGGGGCGGGCACGCCCGACTCCTGCACCAGGTAGACGCCGAGCGGCAGGCCCGTGAGCTTGATCTCGCCGTCGTCGTTCGTCGATGCGACGCGGGGCGTGCCGAGCGTGTAGTCGTCCAGATCGTCGACGACCTGGATGCCGTCGAGGCCGGCTCCGAGCCGCGCCCAGGTGTCGTTGTCGAGCACGCTGAGGTTTGTGAGCTGCGTGACCGTGAACTCCACGCCCTCCACGGCCACGAGGCCCGTCAGGTCTGCGTCGGCGAGTTCGAGGCCCGTGCCGACCTGGCCTGCTGTGACCGGCTGCTCGAACTTGTGGATCGTGAGCGCGGCGGGCGCCGCGGGGTCGATGTTGGGTGCTGCGGAGGCGGGCAGCGCGCCGCCGACGGCGACGAGCGACGCGAGTGCGACCGCTCCGAAGCCTGCTGCGACGCGCGCGGTCAGGCCCTTCTTGGTGGATGCCATTGCGGCACTTCCTTCCTGGATGGATGCATGGGGTTGCTGGGGACGGGGCAGGTTGCTCATGTCAGACGACCCGAGAGGCGGCGGCTGGAGCTGCTCCGCGCCTGGACGGCAAGGAGCACAGCGGCGAGCGCGAGCAGCGCTGCACCGCCGAAGACGTAGGCGTCGGCACCGACACCGCCGGTCAGCGGCAGGGTCAGCACGGGCACCGGCATGTTCACGAAGCGGTAGGCGACGTGCAGTCCGGCGGCGACCTGCACGGTGGCCGGGGCCTGGGTGACCCAGAGCCTCTCCTCGAAGACGCCGTTGGTGGGATACGGGGCGTTGTAGCGCTGCAGCGCCACGCCGAGGTAGGCGAGCCGGCTGGTCTCGGACAGTGTGTAGGCGTGCGCCGGTCGCACCGCGAAGGTGTTGGCGCCGACACCGCTGGCCACCGGAAGCTCGCTGCCGGGGAAGCTGACGTCTGCGAGACCGGGGAGCGTCGCGGGCGTCAGCGTGAGCGTGAAGTCCGCCGATTCGATGGTGGCCGGCACGCTGCCGTCGATGTGCTTCAGCAACGTCAGCATCGCGGTGCTGAGGGTGACGGTGCAGATGATGCTGTCGCCGAGGCTGGCCGTGACGACGTCGCCGATTACGGGCAACGCGTCGGTGCCGCGCAGGCACGACCATCCCGTCGACACATAGGCGGCGTCGCCGCCGGATGCCCTCAGCAGGTAGCCGGCGCCGGGCGTGATCTGGCCGGAGACGCCGGCCTTGCCGACGGGCCCGACGGTCGCGGGCGTCGTCTGCGCGGTCGCGGAGAGGTCCCAAGAACCGAGCAGCGACTGATCTCCGAAGGAGATCGCGGAGCGCAGCGTGAGGGTGGTGGCGGGCTGGGTGTTGACGTACTCGCAGGCGACGACGGAGCCTGGTGCGACGTCTTTCAGCGTGAGCGTGACCGTGCTGCTGATCGCTGTGCGACTGGTCGTGCCGTTCACGGTGGTGACGTCGCAGTAGCCGCTGGTGAAGCGATAGTCCGTCTTCTCCCCCTCGGAGATGCGGAGTTCGACCCGAGTGACGGTGGTCGGGAATGCCAGATTCCAGCGCGCCGTACCGTCGGGGCCTGCGACACCGGCGGTGCCGACCGGGGTCAGCGAGGCGCTGCCGCCACCGGAGGTCGCTGCGATCGAGGCGCCGAGCGGCCAATCGGCCCCGTTGGTCCGGTTTCCGGCGACGTCGACGAGCGTCTTGTGGATGGAGACCGCGGTGATGAGCGGGGAGTTCGTGAAGG is a window encoding:
- a CDS encoding class C sortase produces the protein MSVIEGREAPAAPVGPRRRRLRATRTSLVVAIMAMVGVVILLYPTIAGWFSQLEQSARVDDYTEVMTELGDDGRAAELAAARAYNQTLTGGALIDPYGGTPLSDQRAIVAAYEEQLDLGPGDVMARIRIPGIQVDLPVYHGTDEETLRRGIGHLLGSALPVGGAGTHAVLTGHRGLPESVLFSDLDQVRMGDRFEVDVYGEVLTYEVRDVQVIEPGDTDLLMPEAGRDLVSLVTCTPLGVNSHRIIVTGERVPTPAPDSPEAIVMPDVPGLPWWAVWLSLGWATAVGYRSMTARPAPAARAAPAPAAAPVASGVIIL
- a CDS encoding TrmH family RNA methyltransferase — encoded protein: MHDDEPQLEVGVGPWPGPHPADDRYDPELLEQGDRRNVVDRYRYWRVEAIVADLDTRRHGFHVAIENWQHDLNIGSIVRTANAFNAAAVHIIGKRRWNRRGAMVTDRYLHVVHHDTTDAFAQWARHEGLVVVAVDNTEGSVPVEQAPLPERCVLLFGQEGPGLTDEAIAAADAHVAIRQFGSTRSINAAAAAAIVMHEWVREWTPR
- a CDS encoding DNA-formamidopyrimidine glycosylase family protein — encoded protein: MPEGDTIHRAALRLGAAMAGRELVRSDFRVPKLATADLAGERIDEVRSIGKHLLMRGERWTIHSHAGMDGLWHVLAPGGRAPVASHTIRVVLETAANTIVGSSLPVLELLPRTGDLETLAYLGPDLLDPAWDDAMAAEAARRLRATAAPVGVALLDQHAVAGLGNVYRGELCFLRGVHPSTPITQVEVEPLVALARRLMLANRDRVERTFTGDTRNGRRTWVYGRGGRPCLRCGTRIRDAMLGMEDGMLRQVQWCPRCQPEVSAASTP
- a CDS encoding SpaH/EbpB family LPXTG-anchored major pilin, whose amino-acid sequence is MASTKKGLTARVAAGFGAVALASLVAVGGALPASAAPNIDPAAPAALTIHKFEQPVTAGQVGTGLELADADLTGLVAVEGVEFTVTQLTNLSVLDNDTWARLGAGLDGIQVVDDLDDYTLGTPRVASTNDDGEIKLTGLPLGVYLVQESGVPAPTVGGPNVVIQTAPFLVTLPQVNQTTGDWFYDVHVYPKNTTALAAKEVSTPDHQVLGTTVDWTITSNAPVPSQGTQLATYVVQDDLATELDYVEGSVEVSVAGELLRLADDYEVSAPAAAGGSLVVTFTGGRADLLANPGAAVVITFDTVVAGIGTGTIPNTAAVVINGTRVPSTTATDYWGAVELFKHDSNDRGLEGAIFELRDASGAPVLDSTGDVVQYESDENGVIAISGLRTASPAGLGYQLVEITAPSGYVLPSDPADRVHSFTVVAGTPAGVEVSVENQQVPAYALPITGGSGQAAFMIGGAGLILGALGFALLRRRKAQAGA